TGCCTAAGAATGTCAGCTGCATCTATGTTCGTCAGACCGAAGCATTGGGTCTGGGCCACGCCATTCTTTGCGCGCGGCCGGTGGTCGGTAACGAACCCTTCGCGGTGATCCTGGCCGACGATCTGATCGACGGCGATCCTCCGGTCATGAAGCAGATGGTGGACGTCTACGCCAGCGAGCGCTGCTCCGTACTCGCGGTTCAGACCGTCGCGCGGGAAGAAACGTCGAGCTACGGGATCGTCAGGACCGAGCCCGGAGAGCGCGGCATGCATCGAATTACCGGCATCGTCGAGAAGCCCAAACCCGAGGTCGCACCTTCCACGCTTGCGGTGGTTGGCCGCTATCTGCTCGAGCCGGAAATTTTCGACCATCTCGAGAAGGTCAACCCAGGAACAGGCGGGGAGATACAACTGACGGACGGCATAGCCTCGATGCTGAACAAGCAGCGCGCGCTAGCGTACGAGTTTCAGGGCGTGCGTTACGACTGCGGTTCAAAGCTCGGCTACCTGCAGGCGAACGTGCTCTATGCGATGCGTCACCCGGAGATCGGTGATGAATTTCGCGGTTTTCTCGATTCGCTGAATGCCGAGAGCAAAGGGATCGGACCGGATGCTAACTAGGGATCAAGCCTGGCAGATGCTGCGCGATGCCGAGCTTGTACATGACGAGGATACGGTCAATCGTGCGGTCAGACGTCTGGCCATCGACATCACGGCGAAGCTTGCCGATGCCCATCCGCTGGTCATGCCCGTCATGGGGGGAGCGGTGGTGTTCACCGGACAACTGCTGCCGTTGCTGCATTTTCCTCTGGAGTTCGATTACCTGCACGTGACCCGTTACGATGGCAAGACACGAGGCGGCCAGATTCAGTGGAAGACGAAGCCGCACGTCGATTTCCGCGGA
This Betaproteobacteria bacterium DNA region includes the following protein-coding sequences:
- the galU gene encoding UTP--glucose-1-phosphate uridylyltransferase GalU yields the protein MNKITKAVFPVAGMGTRFLPVTKASPKEMLPVVDKPLIQYAVEEAVAAGITQMVFITGRNKRAIEDHFDKAYELETELAARNKHKMLEQVHDILPKNVSCIYVRQTEALGLGHAILCARPVVGNEPFAVILADDLIDGDPPVMKQMVDVYASERCSVLAVQTVAREETSSYGIVRTEPGERGMHRITGIVEKPKPEVAPSTLAVVGRYLLEPEIFDHLEKVNPGTGGEIQLTDGIASMLNKQRALAYEFQGVRYDCGSKLGYLQANVLYAMRHPEIGDEFRGFLDSLNAESKGIGPDAN
- a CDS encoding hypoxanthine-guanine phosphoribosyltransferase, which encodes MLTRDQAWQMLRDAELVHDEDTVNRAVRRLAIDITAKLADAHPLVMPVMGGAVVFTGQLLPLLHFPLEFDYLHVTRYDGKTRGGQIQWKTKPHVDFRGRTVLVLDDILDEGNTLAAIRDHMLGEGAAAFHSAVFADKDIGREKPIRADFVGLTVPNRYVFGFGMDAHETWRNLPAIYALKS